The Solanum lycopersicum chromosome 2, SLM_r2.1 DNA window TATGTCATCCAAACCACCAGGAGAGGGTCCCCAAATATTCCTAGAAGCATTTGATCTGGGAGCGGTATTCATTTGGTCACCTCCAACTGCAAAATAGAGTAAAAAGACAATACCTCGCTTATCAAAAGTAGTTGAAAAAGGGGGAAGGGGGGGAAGCAAGATAATGAATGCTACATGCATAAGACATTAGCTGATATagttaaaagtataaaattgtttttaagaAATCCTGACAAAAATATGCtaaactttgaaatatttttaccagagaaaaacaaagaaaaaaaagtagctACAGAGAACAGGTGTTCAAATGTTCAAGTTCTAAGCACAAATTGCATTAGTATGATGACTTCATGGAACCCAAGCTGTAAAGATGCATGAAAGCATCTCCAGAACGAGAAATAGGAAAGagataaaaagtttcttttaagATGCAGAAGACCCTGGTGAACAAGATAGGAGATGAAGTAACAAGGTTAAATCTAGCGGCAAATAGAATTAGATCCACAAACTTGCAAGTAACTTACAGTCAGCTGATGCCCAAGGATCCGAAAGTGGGTTCGAGTTTGGAGCATGAGGATTAGCAGTTGTGTCAGAACCATTAGCTGGAAGGTTAGTTGACCGGTTTCTACCTTGTTCCTGGGCTCCCAAAAGATCCACGAACGGGTTTGTCCCTGAATCATTTCTTGTATCTCCAGCCATGCTTGTTGCATTCAGAAATGGCTCTTCGACATTCTCATACATGTGCCTTAGCATGTTAAATTCCTCAGGAGACGATTCAGTGTGGCTCAATGACCATTGAATAGTTCTTATCGTCTCATGCATGAGTTCATTACGTGCAGCCTCCCATATCTGGAGAAATATAGCAGGGTCATTGAATATGTGTGGGAGCTCAGGATTAAGATTCACATACTCTCGCATTTGAGGACTGTTCACGATAAAGTTGCAGATGATTTCTGGGTCATTCACTAGATCCTGAACTAGAGGCATATTCAATATCTCTCTCATCATGTTGGAGTCATGTTGCTGGGCCTGCTCAAAATCTTGAAGTCCAGCTCCAAACGAACCACCTCTACTTCCAAGTCCAGAAAAGAGTGGACCTCCACTGACTCAGACAAACAGCCCCCCTGTAGTGGGAAAACCAACCCTGGGAGCATCCTGATTAGCATTTGGATTTACAACATTGGTTGCACTAGCAGAAGCAGCTGCGACAGAACCTCGAATAAGATGAACTGTATGGTCTGCCTCCAGACCTGCTCaccacaaatattaaaattaaatttactatgacTCTTATTCTGACAGTTGATAACATGCAACAAGAGAGCAGATAAAATAGAAGCTCCATGCATCTTGATAGTATAAGATTCCAAAGCTCGATGCAGAATCTTATGTGGTTATAAGTAATCAATCATGAATCAGATCAACATAATTGGCATTAAGTAGCATCATGTTAAA harbors:
- the LOC138342131 gene encoding ubiquitin domain-containing protein DSK2b-like, with amino-acid sequence MHETIRTIQWSLSHTESSPEEFNMLRHMYENVEEPFLNATSMAGDTRNDSGTNPFVDLLGAQEQGRNRSTNLPANGSDTTANPHAPNSNPLSDPWASADFGGDQMNTAPRSNASRNIWGPSPGGLDDIADLQRMLGGIPGASSENQLIGYPSISQIMQHINQIMGLDPNSDPGDMMPNPELIHQLMSSERMQITVKCHCHVF